The sequence NNNNNNNNNNNNNNNNNNNNNNNNNNNNNNNNNNNNNNNNNNNNNNNNNNNNNNNNNNNNTCGCCACCTGATCAGCATTGTCGGCCAGGGTAACCACGCAACGTTTACACTTAATTTTCTTCGCGGCCGCGAATATTTCCCGGTAAAGATGTTCACTCATGTGTACACATCCGCTGCAAAGGTTAAATGATAAAGGATAAAGGTTAAAGGATAAAGGATAAAGGTTAAAGGTTAAAGGTTAAAGGTTAAAGGTTTTTACCTTTTACCTTGTACCTTATACTGTTCATTCATACGTACACCTCTGCTGTAAATTTACCAGGCCGGCACCAAAAACAAGTTCGCGATAAATTGAATCAGCCTCATCGGCACGGGAAGGCAGCAGCACCGGTCCACGTTCAGTATGGCTGAAGGAAACCCTGGTGATATCCTTGATAAAAAAATCAAGTTTAACCACCACGTTGCCGGTATTCAAATCCGGCAGCAGGAGAATATTCGGCAGGTTATTGAGATTCAGTTGACCATCGGCATCGGTAAAAATAAGATCTTTCAAAGACGTAGCATCCGTCAGATTATAGCTTCTCTTATGGTTCCTGATCGTCGGTGTCTTAATTCCCTGCCCCAGGTCACTTTTCAGTTGAAGATTGGAAGAGTCCGACAGCAGCTCGGTGACCCGGGGATTGGAACAGCCCAGTACCAGGACAGCATTGATGGCATTATCAACTATTTCCAGTTTCTGCGCCTCATTAGGGGCAATGTTGGCTCCGGCATCGGTCAACAGAACCAGGTGATCACAGTTTTTTATATCCCAAACCGTAATAACGCTGACGATGGCACCCTCCCCGACTTCCTTTTTTTTCCTGATGATGGAACGGTAGATATAGGAGGTTGGAATCTGCCCCTTGCTGACCATCCGGACATCGCCCTGGTACAGCATCTGCAAGGCCCGGTCCGCAACTTCCTGGCGATCTCTTATTTCAATAATTTCACCTGGCTGATAGTCAAGACCGACTTTTTCAGCTGCCCGAGAGATCAACCGGGGATTACCGAGCAATACCGGATCAATTAACCCCTCTTCCCGGGCTTTTTTAACCGCCTGCATAAACTCCTGGTCCTCGGGAGCAATAATGGCAATTTTTATTGGTTCCGCCCGTCTTGCCAGGTCAAAAACTTCCGTCAATGAACTGATCATGAGTACCTCGTTTGTAAAAAAGCTATTAGCTATTGGCTTTTAGCAGTTAACCGAAGGGGTTATTTTATAGTTATATCTCTCTTTCAAATCAGCTATTGCATTTTCGTCCGTGTTTGTCTGTGTGGGTCGGTGGCTCATAAGCTTTACTTTTCAACCCAGTTGCAAACGGATTCGCGGCGGAGGCCCGAGAGATTATTGCTTTAGCCGTGTCTGCCCACAGGCAGGCGGTATCCTCACAAGTCCTGAGTTTTCGTTCAGGCACTATTTACCCTGGCGTCCTGCCAGCCGTTGTTTCAAACGCTCCCGGGCCTGCCGTTGACGATCTTCCTCAATTTTATTTTCCAAAATCAAGCGGGGAACCTCAACTGCCTTGCCATCTTCCCCCAAAGCGACAAAAGTAAGGTAAGCGGAAGCAATATGACTTGTGTTGCCGCTCAACAGATTCTCCGAATCCACCCGGACCCCGATCTCCATGGAGGAACGACCCACCAGGTTGAGAGACGCCTTGAAGGTTACCAGGTCACCGATAAAGGCCGGATAGTGAAAATCCAGTTTATCAATGGATGCTGTTACCACATTGCTGCGGGCATGGCGGGTAGCGACAACACCGGCAGTGGTATCAATAAGTTTCATAATCACTCCGCCATGAACATTCCCGGCAATATTAGCCTCGTGCGGCTGCATCACATGAGCGATGGTCACCATACTGTCTGAAACGGTTTTACTGTTCATTTTTTATCCTTTCACTGTTCAGATTATCCCGTGAAGCGGCCGGCCGACGGCTCCCAGGGCATCCACCCGTTTTTCCACTTCAGGATCATCG is a genomic window of Pseudomonadota bacterium containing:
- a CDS encoding phosphate acyltransferase, with the protein product MISSLTEVFDLARRAEPIKIAIIAPEDQEFMQAVKKAREEGLIDPVLLGNPRLISRAAEKVGLDYQPGEIIEIRDRQEVADRALQMLYQGDVRMVSKGQIPTSYIYRSIIRKKKEVGEGAIVSVITVWDIKNCDHLVLLTDAGANIAPNEAQKLEIVDNAINAVLVLGCSNPRVTELLSDSSNLQLKSDLGQGIKTPTIRNHKRSYNLTDATSLKDLIFTDADGQLNLNNLPNILLLPDLNTGNVVVKLDFFIKDITRVSFSHTERGPVLLPSRADEADSIYRELVFGAGLVNLQQRCTYE
- a CDS encoding acyl-CoA thioesterase → MNSKTVSDSMVTIAHVMQPHEANIAGNVHGGVIMKLIDTTAGVVATRHARSNVVTASIDKLDFHYPAFIGDLVTFKASLNLVGRSSMEIGVRVDSENLLSGNTSHIASAYLTFVALGEDGKAVEVPRLILENKIEEDRQRQARERLKQRLAGRQGK